The Hylaeus volcanicus isolate JK05 unplaced genomic scaffold, UHH_iyHylVolc1.0_haploid 12197, whole genome shotgun sequence genome has a window encoding:
- the LOC128883022 gene encoding uncharacterized protein LOC128883022: protein MALDSVSGLEKLPIFFPKFAREHILTEHEYTLNLLWSHLESCPKSICEDNRKFTTLIRLATILPSTALVSFDALSYLLVALWNLYCEKNITYSQKQALTPILTTRLKALKTTYCPQSWMSLTARSSFVAEEKIRHLGTQLHWRPLFTMLHERFTNRGYRDIVDINCDIRKSHINLIFSLVSSCRFLWNSNEVASELIKILNFDFATTRSVFDLTYSSRMLSLFVGKEFWHRKVLEGDILKWWLPLCDRNDSMWDTLFCKVLYNAVRYGWAKGNPLFDACFPIRRFLFQLLTTSLCYPVVTKRAISFSKIPVIAELLQLSSKQQYAYSILAKIVVLLLEPIDGPQIVTSDNCHVIPMAESQPYDEAFSRTNDPSIWDLLETFLSVLFPLTHPNNLEAYTIPISRFVSSFIISYTRRVSRERMTDSVVDYKVGRCRRMDVIKSYRLGQKEDKKIVSLFLPLVLQGIYSKSSNASSAFEYAMKHLCYLHPSSTLPIVTDQILSALATLTDSHRIQSALRLLIHLCPLILQRMPELIPDMLSLTLPALDTSDPFKTVQVLTFYIIFFSHMKATDISHLDTESIQIGFFLSKMKDSFYSLSNQVSPFVNVLRYPKETIPKKVYLKDETDDNSKQFSTEQHQGSWDDPQLFWTEENTKLRLSSIIRASFYMPVWIHDFFNQILELASHSLKIEKKAKSTMSSVDRSLFVAAKFCLTQVLCSCNENACITICQVFRDWIIQNLFPDAINMTAFICRSFSQSHPTLALRILLQPICDKILQFHLNHPNVSIIVSNSREEKSLMWFMKCLSNLLRVGGGHLYKYRSDIVTIIAWSFQQTNKTIFRLGLKILCRTIESCTTISINPQCLLSSETLSETELIDSLLKIGLPWWRDYQTLLEDIARSPVKDNLHGLNDSDTGTIFPNINWFFPSMDDLKFCEYLIGLSLYYAKRLLSSSLQKFDEEECCVYYTNQESETSTELDLQNLSNELSLPTFCNLFATCQIFTQLDRLSLERVLSIGRHVLKSLGSTYPDERVNDSPSLPIISPYAKNLSLSVSEFLATACFSISRIYLGLKVNTDHTTIQSIPPLVEMRGTEDGVLMRKLLKAGHQVLSRKGCYWSINAQASVTNRLWNTLNSYTSVCTGIHHLSENQDFSILVFIERLLRQWGLRTDLRTSQHPFTGYRQDLLMLVARLANHFYSENRVSAQHILKNTLRQHYGAKCHIMHMLLKDLRDALDSLKLHQQASEAPASSNHTKQALQKPALPQISHSCPQLITSAGESRVMMNQESYGYPSLDYNDLNEIELELCYARITGVVYVLTCPAMLKRIWRTPVLLKNCMLAICDCFKAAITRPSLQTRLYTLAHSVVYAREPVVCTAEDYQTHIVEGLILKLVDNLLTHALGNWTYQLVATTFLIAISSPFPKNAEEKYSQWLLAACNSSKYFPLLNTVALYSLTIYLHSKMALSTSSTTTNNFPKSVLSTLAAPGTIHILMEALVHAHHETCGSTSASYPETVYQLILDILNLDTTWPISEFPRESRYFCLHNSLTVSTLVRFQKTFLTTETLTYHLDQWKQSLHYFLQFPIGEKEYYVACCEIVGGILNAANEWDQESFIFTWQYLHPELSRIFYALDQEVFLDFLDAMRFATDFSVLKQDHIRFVLNESERFKPLVNFLLYLDNSNINNEPIQQTIKQFDLLSSMSSNRSSLETTKRLKLMLLIIKQCSSEAVFLIQTLIPSIPQLIIYPYNQMRIEIAKCLGFIYTKICDMSHGHDSQLVHQLNTVIMDVGEKYIQGLRQTSFEQVHGDITTQRSEDFIGTETLMLSTTIFFQSLLGLDVPSCISGLIPLFFESVKHPDIKLNDISRTTLTYIAVRSGAESLPFDGLLDSSVGHSTSEIFKGFLKALKDCAQASSWKLRRSAIEFLQIFLNQYRMKLCFTETFNQLVDICIERLTDCQSEVREVAQRTLSNFALSMSSSTCRTYAQHFLQLALKCDSGDPKKIGGVLGLSALIQSAPYHIPDWLPSTIVQLAQLGGSKSDDIVRRQVEKTLQEFFRTHCDAWNELHVKKFSSAQLNILNIYKGRPRYFS, encoded by the exons atggcATTAGATAGTGTGTCAGGGTTAGAAAAATTaccgattttttttccaaaatttgcGCGGGAACATATTTTAACAGAGCATGAGTACACCCTTAACCTTCTATGGAGTCATTTAGAATCTTGTCCAAAAAGCATATGTGAAGACAATAGAAAGTTTACAACTTTAATACGCTTGGCAACCATTTTACCTTCAACAGCCTTAGTGAGTTTCGACGCATTGAGTTACCTTCTTGTGGCCTTATGGAATTTG TACTGTGAAAAAAACATAACGTATTCTCAAAAACAAGCATTGACTCCAATTTTGACAACCCGGTTGAAGGCTCTTAAAACAACATACTGCCCGCAAAGCTGGATGTCCTTGACAGCTCGCAGCTCATTTGTTGCAGAAGAGAAAATACGACATTTAGGAACTCAGTTGCACTGGAGACCTCTTTTTACTATGCTTCACGAAAGATTTACTAACCGTGGTTATCGGGACATTGTAGATatta ATTGTGATATTAGAAAAAGTCACATTAATCTCATCTTTTCTTTGGTCTCCTCCTGCCGTTTTCTATGGAATAGTAATGAAGTTGCATCCGAGTTGATTAAGATActcaattttgattttgcaaCAACTCGCTCAGTTTTTGATTTAACCTATTCTTCGCGAATGTTGTCTCTTTTTGTTGGAAAAGAGTTTTGGCATAGAAAAGTATTAGAAGGGGATATATTAAAATG GTGGCTGCCATTATGCGACCGAAATGATTCAATGTGGGatacattattttgtaaagtTTTGTATAATGCAGTACGTTATGGTTGGGCAAAAGGTAACCCTTTATTTGATGCATGCTTTCCGATTCGTCGATTCCTTTTTCAATTACTGACAACAAGTCTATGTTATCCTGTGGTTACTAAAAGAGCAATTTCTTTCTCTAAAATTCCG GTTATTGCGGAGTTGCTACAATTATCATCAAAACAGCAATACGCTTATTCAATTCTcgcaaaaattgttgttttattattagaacCTATTGATGGTCCTCAAATTGTAACGAGTGATAATTGCCACGTTATCCCTATGGCTGAATCTCAACCTTACGATGAAGCGTTTTCAAGAACAAATGACCCCTCAATTTGGGATTTGCtagaaacatttttgtctGTTCTGTTTCCCTTAACCCATCCAAATAACCTAGAAGCCTACACAATTCCAATAAGCCGATTCGTTTCGAGCTTTATAATTTCGTACACTCGTCGAGTGTCCCGGGAACGTATGACAGATTCGGTTGTGGATTATAAAGTAGGAAGATGTCGTCGAATGGATGTCATAAAAAGCTATCGATTGGGTCAAAAAGAAGATAAGAAGATCGTATCCCTTTTCCTACCTTTGGTTTTACAa GGCATCTATTCGAAATCATCCAACGCTAGTTCAGCATTTGAATACGCTATGAAGCATTTATGCTATTTACATCCATCGTCAACTTTGCCGATTGTAACTGATCA aattttatcagCATTAGCCACTCTTACAGACTCTCATCGTATACAGTCTGCTCTTAGACTTCTTATACACTTGTGCCCCTTGATACTGCAAAGAATGCCTGAACTTATTCCCGATATGTTGTCATTGACGCTTCCTGCTCTGGACACGAGCGACCCTTTTAAAACTGTTCAAGTTCTTACATTCTACATTATCTTCTTTTCTCACATGAAAGCTACAGATATTTCTCACTTGGATACAGAAAGTATTCAAATtggtttttttctttct aaaatgaaagattcattttattctttatcgaACCAAGTATCCCCTTTTGTTAATGTTTTGCGATACCCTAAAGAAACGATACCAAAAAAAGTTTACTTGAAAGACGAAACTGATGATAATTCGAAACAATTCTCTACAGAACAACATCAGGGGAGTTGGGATGATCCACAACTATTCTGGACAGAAGAAAACACAAAACTACGTTTATCTTCTATAATTAGAGCCTCGTTTTACATGCCTGTCTGGATTCATgacttttttaatcaaattttagaGTTAGCATCTcattcattgaaaattgag AAAAAAGCAAAAAGTACAATGTCTTCGGTGGATCGATCCTTGTTTGTGGCAGCAAAGTTTTGCTTAACACAAGTGTTATGTAGCTGTAACGAAAACGCGTGTATTACTATTTGTCAAGTCTTTCGAGATTGGATTATACAGAATCTTTTTCCGGACGCAATTAATATGACAGCTTTCATATGTAGGTCGTTTTCCCAATCCCATCCAACCTTAGCTTTAAGAATCTTATTGCAACCCATTTGCgataaaattcttcaatttcaccTCAATCACCCAAATGTTTCTATCATTGTATCCAATTctagagaagaaaaatctttAATGTGGTTTATGAAATGTCTGAGTAACTTACTTCGCGT TGGTGGAGGTCACCTGTACAAGTATCGGTCAGATATCGTTACTATTATTGCATGGAGTTTTcagcaaacaaataaaacaatatttcgtTTAGGATTGAAAATACTCTGTCGGACTATCGAGTCTTGTACAACTATCTCAATCAATCCACAATGTTTATTAAGTTCTGAAACTTTGTCTGAAACTGAATTAATAGATTCTCTTCTCAA AATAGGTTTACCTTGGTGGAGAGATTATCAAACGTTACTTGAGGATATAGCTCGTAGCCCTGTTAAAGATAACTTACATGGTTTGAATGACTCTGACACTGGTACCATTTTTCCTAATATTAATTGGTTTTTTCCATCAATggatgatttaaaattttgtgaatatctTATTGGATTAAGTCTGTATTATGCGAAAAGGTTACTTTCCAGTAGTCTACAGAAGTTTGACGAAGAAGAGTGTTGTGTATATTACACAAATCAAGAAAGTGAGACTTCTACAGAACTCGACCTACAAAATCTTTCCAATGAGCTTTCTTTGCCAACTTTTTGCAATCTGTTTGCGACTTGTCAAATATTTACTCAGCTTGATCGATTATCTTTAGAACGTGTGTTATCAATAGGTCGTCATGTTCTTAAATCGTTAGGG AGTACATATCCTGATGAACGAGTTAATGATTCACCTTCACTTCCTATCATTTCACCTTACGCAAAAAATCTTTCCCTTTCAGTATCTGA ATTTTTAGCTACCGCTTGTTTCTCAATATCTCGCATTTATTTGGGATTAAAAGTTAACACTGACCACACAACCATTCAATCTATTCCTCCACTTGTTGAGATGCGTGGGACTGAGGATGGTGTTTTAATGCGAAAACTGCTTAAAGCAGGACATCAAGTTTTGTCTAGAAAAGGCTGTTATTGGAGTATTAACGCACAGGCATCCGTGACTAATCGA CTTTGGAATACACTTAACTCTTACACCTCCGTTTGCACGG GAATACACCATTTGTCTGAAAATcaagatttttcaatattggtTTTCATTGAAAGATTATTGCGGCAATGGGGCTTGCGAACTGATTTGAGAACATCACAGCATCCTTTTACTGGTTACCGACAAGATTTATTGATGCTTGTTGCTAGATTAgcgaatcatttttattcggaaAACAGAGTTTCCGCCcaacatatattaaaaaatacccTACGGCAGCATTATGGTGCAAAGTGTCACATCATGCATATGCTGTTAAA AGATTTACGTGACGCTCTTGATAGTTTAAAATTACACCAACAAGCTAGCGAAGCACCTGCTTCTAGTAATCATACAAAACAAGCTTTACAGAAACCTGCGTTACCTCAAATTAGCCACTCGTGTCCTCAACTCATAACTTCAGCTGGTGAATCAAGGGTAATGATGAACCAGGAGTCATATGGATATCCATCGTTAg ATTATaatgatttaaatgaaatcgaGTTAGAACTTTGTTATGCTAGGATAACAGGGGTGGTTTATGTGTTGACTTGTCCGGCAATGTTAAAACGCATATGGAGAACACCTgtgcttttaaaaaattgtatgctTGCTATTTGTGATTGTTTCAAAGCCGCGATAACTAGACCTAGCTTACAAACTAGACTATATACTTTAGCCCATTCTGTCGTATATGCTCGTGAACCCGTGGTTTGCACTGCAGAGGACTATCAGACACATATTGTTGAG GggttaattttaaaactaGTTGATAACTTATTGACCCATGCATTAGGAAATTGGACATATCAACTAGTAGCaactacttttttaatagCTATAAGTTCTCCTTTCCCAAAAAATGCAGAGGAAAAATATTCGCAATGGTTACTTGCTGCGTGTAACTcatcgaaatattttcctttattgAATACTGTAGCACTGTACTCTCTAACCATATATTTACACTCTAAAATGGCTTTGTCGACATCTTC aaccACCACTAATAATTTCCCTAAGTCGGTTCTATCAACATTAGCTGCGCCGGgaacaatacatattttaatggAAGCGTTAGTACACGCTCATCATGAAACCTGTGGTTCTACTAGTGCATCATACCCAGAAACTGtttatcaattaattcttGACATTTTGAATTTGGATACAACCTGGCCTATATCAGAGTTTCCCCGAGAATcacgttatttttgtttgcataACTCTCTGACTGTTTCAACTCTCGTTAGgtttcagaaaacgtttcTGACTACTGAAACTTTAACTTATCATTTAGATCAATGGAAACAGTCacttcattattttctacagTTTCCTATCGGAGAAAAAGAATACTATGTCGCATGTTGTGAAATCGTTGGTGGTATTTTAAACGCAGCTAATGAATGGGATCAggaatctttcatttttacgtgGCAGTATCTTCATCCAGAACTATCGCGCATCTTTTATGCTCTTGATCAGGAGGTCTTTTTAGATTTTCTAGACGCTATGCGGTTTGCTACTGACTTTTCCGTATTAAAACAAGATCATATccgttttgttttaaatgagTCAGAGAGATTTAAACCTTTAGTcaactttcttttatatttagataatTCCAATATAAAC AATGAACCAATTCAACAGACCATAAAGCAGTTTGATTTGTTATCTTCCATGTCTTCTAATAGATCGTCTCTTGAAACTACCAAACGTTTGAAGTTAATGTTGTTGATTATAAAACAGTGTTCATCAGAAGCTGTCTTTCTAATTCAAACACTAATTCCGTCCATTCCTCAACTTATTATCTACCCATATAATCAAATGCGAATTGAAATAGCCAAATGTTTaggttttatttatacaaaaatatgtgaCATGTCGCATGGTCATGATAGCCAACTTGTTCATCAGCTTAATACTGTTATAATGGACGTAGGAGAGAAATACATTCAAGGCTTACGGCAAACATCCTTTGAACAAGTTCATGGAGATATCACGACGCAACGTTCTGAAGATTTTATTGGAACAGAAACCTTGATGCTTTcaacaacaatatttttccaatcaTTATTAGGTTTGGATGTACCGTCTTGTATTAGTGGG CTGATACCGTTATTCTTCGAATCGGTAAAGCATCCCGATATTAAATTGAACGATATATCTCGAACTACATTAACGTACATTGCAG TTCGTTCTGGTGCCGAAAGTTTACCTTTTGATGGCTTGCTGGATTCctc AGTCGGTCACTCGACTAGCGAAATTTTTAAAGGCTTTTTAAAGGCATTAAAAGATTGCGCGCAAGCGTCTTCCTGGAAATTAAGACGCTCTGCTATCGAATTTCTCCAG atatttttaaatcaatatcGAATGAAGTTATGTTTTACTGAGACATTTAATCAGTTAGTAGATATCTGTATTGAGAGACTTACCGACTGCCAAAGCGAA GTTCGTGAAGTCGCACAACGCACACTTTCCAACTTTGCGCTTTCCATGTCATCATCAACATGCCGAACTTACGCTCAA CACTTTTTGCAACTAGCACTAAAATGTGACTCTGGTGATCCGAAAAAAATTGGCGGTGTTCTAGGACTTTCTGCTTTGATACAA TCGGCTCCCTATCATATTCCGGACTGGTTACCTTCCACTATTGTTCAACTAGCGCAGCTTGGTGGATCTAAATCAGACGACATTGTCAGG AGACAAGTTGAAAAAACATTACAGGAATTTTTCCGAACACATTGTGATGCATGGAATGAACTGcatgtaaaaaaattctcttcggcacaattaaatatcttaaacATATATAAGGGTCGTCCCCGATATTTCTCGTGA
- the LOC128883024 gene encoding uncharacterized protein LOC128883024 isoform X1, which produces MAEEETRRLNENDTRTILLDTKIENSWLKEDLDLPWKCYRTPCFSPSATFCTSDFVYSRPFARVVSVFVSVFFFSLAYLLYDASTKVIRFELQYSPLESGIVFLLKRPVKAPIYLYTQTDGFRKNLVDLINSENNSSRLRMDCQEVRTADQFCSAQPTFYPKVFRNNMTFCDLPSKTEIIPCGVEVLRMNFEHYRLTKLFSVSYKDIDVGKESSDKFIQVLHTYSLNNASRLSKLQDVPSTQRKSSVKPYPYGSFKARNVLNTKFASMRRTDKINNFMTQLKSRSQIRPRDASKPPEKLPSFSLPSNFKHKDMFRKKNVGNQEEEFITTADHNETVIFINASREYLLSAYQNQYSYEQEARNIEKQMSKLKKGFIWLSSYNLRWFLLRRSVATSSSLLLQGRISTNLETGIYKLIFLENNLSEGSTIRKTAVFMSSLSWFGGQQFFASILCFFIGLLYLTLWLI; this is translated from the exons ATGGCGGAAGAGGAAACAAGAAGGcttaatgaaaatgatacaa GAACAATTTTATTGGAtaccaaaattgaaaatagcTGGTTAAAAGAAGATTTGG ACTTGCCATGGAAGTGTTATAGGACGCCTTGTTTTAGTCCATCAGCAACTTTCTGCACTTCAGATTTTGTTTATAGTCGTCCGTTTGCACGCGTTGTGAGTGTTTTTgtaagtgttttttttttttcacttg CATATTTACTATATGACGCATCTACCAAAGTTATCCGCTTTGAACTACAATACTCACCGCTTGAGAGTggcattgtttttcttttaaaaagacCTGTTAAGGCTCCAATCTATTTATATACGCAAACCGATggttttagaaaaaatttagTCGATTTAATAAActcagaaaataattcttcacgACTTAGAATGGATTGTCAGG AGGTTCGAACAGCTGATCAATTTTGTTCGGCGCAACCAACTTTTTATCCCAaagtatttagaaataatatgaCGTTTTGTGATTTGCCTTccaaaacagaaattattcctTGTGGTGTGGAAGTTTTGCGTATGAATTTTGAACATTACAGGTTAACCAAATTATTCTCTGTCAGTTATAAAGACATAGACGTCGGAAAAGAGTCATCAGATAAGTTTATTCAAGTTTTACACACATATTCCCTTAATAATGCTAGCCGTTTAAGCAAGTTGCAAGATGTACCTTCAACACAAAGAAAATCATCAGTGAAACCTTATCCGTACGGTAGTTTTAAGGCccgaaatgttttaaatactAAATTCGCGTCAATGAGAAGAAcggataaaattaataattttatgactCAATTAAAAAGTCGGTCACAAATAag ACCAAGAGATGCAAGCAAACCTCCGGAAAAATTACCGTCTTTTTCATTACCctcaaattttaaacacaaagacatgtttagaaaaaagaatgtGGGGAATCAAGAAGAAGAGTTCATCACGACTGCAGATCATAACGaaacagttatttttattaatgcatCAAGAGAATACCTTTTATCAGCATATCAAAATCAGTATTCTTACGAGCAAGAAGCGCGCaacattgaaaaacaaatgagtAAACTGAAAAAAGGGTTTATATGGTTATCATCTTACAATCTTCGATGGTTTTTATTAAGACGTTCCGTTGCAACTAGTTCAAGTTTGTTGCTTCAGGGTCGCATTTCTACAAATTTGGAAACTggtatatacaaattaatttttttagaaaata ATTTATCAGAAGGAAGTACTATTCGAAAAACCGCAGTGTTCATGTCATCGTTATCGTGGTTCGGAGGACAACAATTTTTCGCTTCAATTTTGTGCTTTTTTATtg gTTTACTATATTTAACTTTATGGCTCATATGA
- the LOC128883024 gene encoding uncharacterized protein LOC128883024 isoform X2, with product MAEEETRRLNENDTRTILLDTKIENSWLKEDLDLPWKCYRTPCFSPSATFCTSDFVYSRPFARVVSVFVSVFFFSLAYLLYDASTKVIRFELQYSPLESGIVFLLKRPVKAPIYLYTQTDGFRKNLVDLINSENNSSRLRMDCQADQFCSAQPTFYPKVFRNNMTFCDLPSKTEIIPCGVEVLRMNFEHYRLTKLFSVSYKDIDVGKESSDKFIQVLHTYSLNNASRLSKLQDVPSTQRKSSVKPYPYGSFKARNVLNTKFASMRRTDKINNFMTQLKSRSQIRPRDASKPPEKLPSFSLPSNFKHKDMFRKKNVGNQEEEFITTADHNETVIFINASREYLLSAYQNQYSYEQEARNIEKQMSKLKKGFIWLSSYNLRWFLLRRSVATSSSLLLQGRISTNLETGIYKLIFLENNLSEGSTIRKTAVFMSSLSWFGGQQFFASILCFFIGLLYLTLWLI from the exons ATGGCGGAAGAGGAAACAAGAAGGcttaatgaaaatgatacaa GAACAATTTTATTGGAtaccaaaattgaaaatagcTGGTTAAAAGAAGATTTGG ACTTGCCATGGAAGTGTTATAGGACGCCTTGTTTTAGTCCATCAGCAACTTTCTGCACTTCAGATTTTGTTTATAGTCGTCCGTTTGCACGCGTTGTGAGTGTTTTTgtaagtgttttttttttttcacttg CATATTTACTATATGACGCATCTACCAAAGTTATCCGCTTTGAACTACAATACTCACCGCTTGAGAGTggcattgtttttcttttaaaaagacCTGTTAAGGCTCCAATCTATTTATATACGCAAACCGATggttttagaaaaaatttagTCGATTTAATAAActcagaaaataattcttcacgACTTAGAATGGATTGTCAGG CTGATCAATTTTGTTCGGCGCAACCAACTTTTTATCCCAaagtatttagaaataatatgaCGTTTTGTGATTTGCCTTccaaaacagaaattattcctTGTGGTGTGGAAGTTTTGCGTATGAATTTTGAACATTACAGGTTAACCAAATTATTCTCTGTCAGTTATAAAGACATAGACGTCGGAAAAGAGTCATCAGATAAGTTTATTCAAGTTTTACACACATATTCCCTTAATAATGCTAGCCGTTTAAGCAAGTTGCAAGATGTACCTTCAACACAAAGAAAATCATCAGTGAAACCTTATCCGTACGGTAGTTTTAAGGCccgaaatgttttaaatactAAATTCGCGTCAATGAGAAGAAcggataaaattaataattttatgactCAATTAAAAAGTCGGTCACAAATAag ACCAAGAGATGCAAGCAAACCTCCGGAAAAATTACCGTCTTTTTCATTACCctcaaattttaaacacaaagacatgtttagaaaaaagaatgtGGGGAATCAAGAAGAAGAGTTCATCACGACTGCAGATCATAACGaaacagttatttttattaatgcatCAAGAGAATACCTTTTATCAGCATATCAAAATCAGTATTCTTACGAGCAAGAAGCGCGCaacattgaaaaacaaatgagtAAACTGAAAAAAGGGTTTATATGGTTATCATCTTACAATCTTCGATGGTTTTTATTAAGACGTTCCGTTGCAACTAGTTCAAGTTTGTTGCTTCAGGGTCGCATTTCTACAAATTTGGAAACTggtatatacaaattaatttttttagaaaata ATTTATCAGAAGGAAGTACTATTCGAAAAACCGCAGTGTTCATGTCATCGTTATCGTGGTTCGGAGGACAACAATTTTTCGCTTCAATTTTGTGCTTTTTTATtg gTTTACTATATTTAACTTTATGGCTCATATGA
- the LOC128883096 gene encoding probable bifunctional SAT/APS kinase, with translation MSELAVKCMNVELPTDITLDERNLNDLEMFFLGAFNPLQGYNTFQNFISIVNHCCLEDGTIWPIPFVLPVPKCRLIKNTNSVSTFSNIFLNVRDVLGTIVARVSVIDCYKANIDVYGQRLLETSDTNHPFMDYLHNNHRDVVYVGGTITPICPIKHFDFIQYRQNTKQVQDMIRHDGWDAVIGFQTRNPMHKSHFELTRQAVVQVQKELKTSNPALARVLLLLTPSCGVTQPGDIDSATRIRCYQKILPYYKDLYDIDVKLVVLPLSMRMAGPKEALWHALIRQNFGCTHFIIGRDHAGPSCLSKNGQSFYEPYAAHTLLKKNANKLKVIPILSMNMVYVLDEKQYIQENLLPPNATYEQLSGTKFRAALQNREQLPEWFSFPTVIDELKKVYHPRHQQGFCIYFTGLPCSGKSTLAKAVSARLEERQFENRHVSILDADIVRLHLSRGLGYSKQDRSVNVQRIGYVASLITYHYGIVLVANIAPYEADRLCNRRLITNAGGGYIEVYVSTPLSICQSRDVKQHYKNARLGVLKQFTGVDDPYEVPQFPELTVDCTTDITGQIDIILDYLIREKWIC, from the exons ATGAGCGAATTAGCCGTGAAATGTATGAATGTCGAGCTTCCTACTGATATAACATTAGATGAAAGAAATCTAAATGatttagaaatgttttttttaggAGCCTTCAATCCATTACAAGGATACaatacatttcaaaattttatttctatagttAACCATTGTTGTTTAGAGGATGGTACAATCTGGCCAATTCCATTCGTACTACCAGTACCAAAGTGTCGTTTAATCAAAAACACGAATAGCGtctcaacattttcaaatatatttttaaatgttcggGATGTTCTAGGCACAATAGTCGCTCGTGTTTCGGTTATCGATTGTTATAAGGCTAATATTGATGTTTACGGACAGAGGCTTCTAGAAACATCAGATACCAATCATCCATTTATGGATTACCTTCATAACAACCACCGTGATGTTGTGTATGTTGGAGGCACCATAACCCCAATATGTCCAATCaaacattttgattttatacaatatagaCAAAATACAAAGCAAGTTCAGGATATGATACGCCACGATGGTTGGGATGCTGTAATCGGCTTCCAAACAAGAAATCCAATGCATAAATCTCATTTTGAATTAACACGACAAGCTGTTGTTCAAGTCCAAAAAGAACTTAAAACATCTAATCCAGCCTTAGCTCGTGTCTTACTTTTACTTACTCCTTCTTGTGGAGTGACACAACCTGGCGACATTGATAGCGCGACCCGTATTCGATGCTATCAAAAAATTTTACCTTATTATAAAGATTTGTACGACATAGATGTAAAACTTGTTGTGTTACCTCTCAGCATGCGTATGGCAGGGCCTAAAGAAGCACTTTGGCATGCTTTAATACGTCAGAATTTCGGTTGTACGCATTTTATTATAGGTAGAGATCACGCTGGTCCATCATGTCTAAGTAAAAATGGACAATCTTTCTATGAACCTTACGCTGCCCATacactgttaaaaaaaaatgcaaataaactGAAAGTTATTCCTATCTTATCTATGAATATGGTATATGTTCTAGACGaaaaacaatatattcaagaaaatcTTTTACCACCCAATGCTACATATGAACAATTGTCGGGAACGAAATTTCGCGCAGCTTTACAAAATCGTGAACAACTTCCTGAATGGTTTTCTTTTCCCACTGTTATAGATGAACTTAAAAAAGTGTATCATCCACGTCATCAACAaggtttttgtatttattttacggGACTTCCTTGTTCTGGAAAGTCTACATTAGCTAAAGCAGTGTCTGCTCGCCTTGAAGAGCGACAATTTGAAAACCGTCATGTTTCCATTCTTGACGCTGACATTGTTCGTTTACATTTGTCACGAGGATTAGGTTACTCAAAGCAAGACAGATCTGTGAATGTTCAGCGCATTGGTTATGTAGCTTCTCTCATCACATACCATTACGGAATAGTGCTTGTTGCTAACATAGCACCTTATGAAGCTGATAGATTATGCAACAGACGACTCATCACGAATGCTGGTGGGGGATATATAGAAGTTTACGTGTCAACACCGCTTTCTATATGTCAAAGTCGTGATGTCAAACAACATTATAAAAACGCTCGTTTAGGAGTATTGAAACAA ttCACAGGCGTCGACGATCCTTACGAAGTACCACAGTTTCCCGAGCTTACTGTAGATTGCACAACGGATATTACCGGccaaattgatattatattagaTTACTTAATCAGAGAAAAATGGATTTGCTAA